A single genomic interval of Zingiber officinale cultivar Zhangliang chromosome 4A, Zo_v1.1, whole genome shotgun sequence harbors:
- the LOC121969969 gene encoding 3-ketoacyl-CoA thiolase 2, peroxisomal-like → MEHAIERQRILLHHLQPASPSHLPVLSTAVCAAGDNAKYQRSSPNGDDVVIVAACRTAICKSKRGGFKDTHPEDLLATVLKALLDKTQLKPSEVGDIVVGTVLAPGSQRAIECRMAAFYAGFPDSVPLRTVNRQCSSGLQAVADVAACIKAGFYDIGIGGGLESMTVDSVGWIGPVNPRVEMFAQARDCLLPMGITSENVAHRYGITRQEQDQAAVESHRRASAANAAGKFREEIVPVTTKVVDPKTGEQKQVTISVDDGIRPDTSMSVLSKLKPAFKKDGSTTAGNASQVSDGAGAVLLMRRDLAMQKGLPILGIFRSFSAVGVEPGVMGIGPAVAIPVAVRAAGIQLDEIDLFEINEAFASQYVYCCKMLKLDPEKVNVNGGAIALGHPLGATGARCVSTLLNEMKRRGKNCRFGVISMCIGSGMGAAAVFERGDV, encoded by the exons ATGGAGCATGCGATCGAGAGACAGCGGATCCTCCTCCACCATCTCCAACCCGCTTCCCCATCTCATCTTCCCGTCCTCTCG ACTGCGGTTTGCGCTGCTGGAGACAACGCAAAATACCAGAGGAGTTCTCCCAACGGCGACGATGTGGTCATCGTTGC CGCATGCCGAACTGCTATTTGCAAGTCCAAAAGAGGGGGTTTCAAGGATACACACCCTGAAGACCTACTCGCAACAGTTCTGAAG GCATTGTTGGATAAGACTCAGCTGAAGCCAAGTGAAGTTGGTGATATTGTTGTTGGCACTGTCTTGGCCCCAGGATCACAGAGGGCAATTGAATGCAGAATGGCAGCATTTTATGCTGGATTTCCTG ACTCTGTTCCACTCAGAACTGTGAACAGACAGTGCTCATCTGGTCTTCAGGCTGTTGCTGATGTTGCTGCTTGTATAAAAGCTGGTTTTTATGATATCG GCATTGGTGGAGGTTTGGAGTCAATGACAGTTGACAGTGTCGGTTGGATTGGACCTGTTAATCCTAGA GTTGAAATGTTTGCACAAGCTCGAGATTGTCTACTTCCAATGGGTATTACATCTGAAAATGTTGCACATCGTTATGGAATAACAAGGCAGGAGCAAGATCAGGCAGCT GTTGAATCTCATAGGCGGGCTTCTGCAGCAAATGCTGCAGGTAAATTCAGAGAAGAAATTGTACCTGTTACTACAAAG GTTGTAGACCCAAAAACAGGAGAGCAGAAGCAAGTCACAATTTCTGTCGACGATGGAATCCGCCCAGACACATCAATGTCAGTTCTTTCGAAGCTTAAACCAgctttcaagaaggatggaagcacCACTGCTG GCAATGCTAGTCAAGTGAGTGATGGAGCTGGAGCTGTCCTCCTCATGAGAAGAGATTTAGCAATGCAAAAAGGACTACCGATACTGGGTATATTCAG GAGCTTCTCTGCAGTTGGAGTGGAGCCTGGTGTGATGGGGATTGGTCCTGCTGTTGCAATTCCGGTAGCAGTTAGGGCTGCTGGTATTCAGCTTGATGAAATTGACCTTTTTGAAATAAATGAG GCTTTTGCTTCGCAATACGTGTATTGTTGTAAAATGCTGAAGTTGGATCCTGAAAAGGTTAATGTTAATGGAGGTGCTATTGCTCTTGGACATCCACTGGGCGCTACAG GTGCTCGATGCGTTAGCACACTCTTAAATGAGATGAAGCGGAGAGGAAAGAATTGCAGATTTGGAGTTATTTCAATGTGCATAG GATCCGGCATGGGAGCTGCCGCTGTTTTCGAGCGTGGTGATGTGTAG